In a single window of the Elaeis guineensis isolate ETL-2024a chromosome 4, EG11, whole genome shotgun sequence genome:
- the LOC105043632 gene encoding bifunctional adenosine 5'-phosphosulfate phosphorylase/adenylylsulfatase HINT4, producing the protein MAGGTAKKPCVFCHIARASTATPLLYTDERVVAFPDINPSAFRHYLVVPITHISTVKDLQRRTEHYQLVSHMLNVGQTLLQRDAPESKLYRFGFHQPPFNSVDHLHLHCLALPFIPRWKHLKYTSLGPLGGFIEAEKLLDRIKPLSGVHT; encoded by the exons ATGGCTGGTGGAACAGCGAAGAAGCCGTGTGTGTTCTGCCATATCGCACGGGCGTCCACTGCCACTCCTCTCCTCTACACC GACGAGAGGGTTGTCGCCTTTCCGGACATCAACCCATCCGCCTTCAG GCATTATCTGGTTGTACCTATAACGCACATTTCAACTGTCAAAGATCTTCAAAGAAGAACAGAACATTATCAACTAG TAAGTCACATGTTGAATGTGGGGCAAACTCTTTTGCAGAGAGATGCACCTGAATCCAAGCTATATAG ATTTGGATTCCATCAGCCTCCATTTAACAGTGTTGACCATCTGCATCTTCACTGTTTGGCCCTACCGTTCATACCAAG ATGGAAACATTTGAAATACACCTCTTTGGGGCCGTTGGGTGGGTTCATAGAGGCTGAGAAGTTGTTGGACCGGATAAAGCCATTGTCAGGAGTTCACACATGA